Below is a window of Myxococcus xanthus DNA.
TCTATTGGATGCTGACGGGCCGCCCTCCCTTCCTGGAGGTGGTAACCCCCACGGAAATCGAGGCCGTCATTTCCGAGGCGCCTCACGCTCCCCACACGGTGAATCCGCGCGTGCCACCGGCGCTGAGCGAACTGTGTCTGCGGCTGTTGGCCAAGGCCCCCGAAGCCCGAGGGAGCGCGGAGGTACTGAGCGCGGACGTCGAGCGGGCACTCGCAGCCGCCGACGCGGCGTGGGACGCGCCTTTGTGCGAGTGGCGGCAGGACGCGGAAACACCCGGCACCGACTCCCGGTCCGAGGACGACAATGACGCCGCGCTGGCGATGTGGGTCGAGGCAGGTGACGCCCGCTGGGCCTCGCCCAGGCGTGGGCCCCTGCCCCACAAGCCACCGCTGGAAATACGTGCCCCCGAAGCCTCGGCGCCACGAACGCCTGCGCGCGAACGTGCGGCTCGCTGGGCCGTGGTGCTCGCCGGGCTGGCGTGTGCGGTGGGTGCGTGGCTCTGGGTGGCGACACCCACGCTGGGTGGCGGGGGCAATCCCATCCGGGAAGTGGCTTTGCCCGGTGGCCCGCCGGAAAGTGAGCAGGCCGCGCCCCTGCCCAGTCCCGGGCCCACCCTCGCGGCCGTCACCGCCGAGGTGGCGCACCCGAAGAAGGAAGAGCTCCCCGTGAAGCAGATGCCCGACAGCGTGACGACTCCCCAGCAGCCCGCCTCCAGCGCGCGGGCCCTCAAGGCAGCGGCCCGGACGATGGTGGCCGTCGCCGCCTGCTCGGGCCTGGGCTGCCCCAGCGGCCCGCAGGTGCGTCCGGCGCCTCCCGGCGAACCTTGTCCCCCCGGAGCGGTGGATGCCATGAAGCGGGCCGGTATTCGCATCGGTGACGCCACCAGCCTCGCCTTCGTCGACGACAAGCGTTTTGGAGAGCCCGTTCCCGTTCGCGAAGGCCGCGTCCAGGTCGAACTCGGTACAAACTTCGGCCCCCTGACCTCGGGAAAAGCCGTGGGCGAACTCATCTTCGCCGACCGCGTCTATGGCCGCTTCACCCAGGCCTACACCCGTGGAGGTGACTTCATCCCCGTGTGCCTGGAGATGGTCGAACAGTACGGAGTACGCGGCATCCGGCGGAAGGGCGACGACCCAGGCCCAGGCATCGCCACGGTTAGCAACACCGCCGTGCTCTACGCCGTGAATCGCTTCGAATAGTGACCTCCGCCACCGGCTTGTTCCGCCCGCCAGGGAAGTGATTGTCCGTGCCCACGCCACTGCCCATCCCTCTTGCTCTCGCTCTCCTGCTGGCGGCGGAGCCCACGCGCGCCCAGCCCGCCACCTGCCGGGAGCCGACG
It encodes the following:
- a CDS encoding serine/threonine-protein kinase — translated: MAEAQRREDSPGTRIAGFTLGKRLGSGACGDVYLAMRDGEEVALKLQYLHRMAGWPERECAILLRLRHPNVVAFRACGKFPGVAPRLFYLAMECVRGRTLHQWVEEENPSARQVARLLRGMALGLEATHAAGVVHRDLKESNVMVREPDGEPVLVDFGVGDFAGAPRLTQGVLPPGTMRYRSPEALAFRRASSAATAPRYRCGPADDVYALGVIFYWMLTGRPPFLEVVTPTEIEAVISEAPHAPHTVNPRVPPALSELCLRLLAKAPEARGSAEVLSADVERALAAADAAWDAPLCEWRQDAETPGTDSRSEDDNDAALAMWVEAGDARWASPRRGPLPHKPPLEIRAPEASAPRTPARERAARWAVVLAGLACAVGAWLWVATPTLGGGGNPIREVALPGGPPESEQAAPLPSPGPTLAAVTAEVAHPKKEELPVKQMPDSVTTPQQPASSARALKAAARTMVAVAACSGLGCPSGPQVRPAPPGEPCPPGAVDAMKRAGIRIGDATSLAFVDDKRFGEPVPVREGRVQVELGTNFGPLTSGKAVGELIFADRVYGRFTQAYTRGGDFIPVCLEMVEQYGVRGIRRKGDDPGPGIATVSNTAVLYAVNRFE